Proteins encoded by one window of Chryseobacterium aquaeductus:
- a CDS encoding BtrH N-terminal domain-containing protein — MKLNFEHHQTAHCENGVASNLLLNRGLKLSEPMIFGIGSGLFFVYLPFLKVNFAPGFSYRPMPGAIFSKAAKRLGIKIKRIKFSNPKEAQAALEKNLEQNIPTGLQVGVFNLTYFPEEYKFHFNAHNLVVYGKEDGKFLISDPVMDFATTLTEAELEKVRYAKGALAPKGHMYFPTHIPENVNLEEAIKKGIKDTCKNMLAPVPIIGVKAMRWVAKSIPKWAEKKGTKTTNHYLGQLIRMQEEIGTGGGGFRFIYGAFLQEAAVILKNEELKELSKEITAIGDLWRDFAVDIARVYKNRNSKSDIYNQLSKSMLHIADLEEAFYKKLRKAI, encoded by the coding sequence ATGAAATTGAATTTTGAACACCATCAGACAGCCCATTGCGAAAACGGTGTTGCCTCCAATTTACTTCTCAACAGAGGTTTAAAACTTAGCGAACCAATGATTTTCGGAATCGGTTCCGGATTATTTTTCGTGTATTTACCTTTCCTGAAAGTCAATTTCGCTCCGGGTTTCAGTTATCGTCCGATGCCTGGTGCTATTTTCAGCAAAGCGGCAAAAAGGTTGGGCATAAAAATCAAAAGAATTAAATTTTCAAACCCTAAAGAAGCTCAGGCTGCTTTGGAGAAAAATTTAGAACAAAATATCCCGACAGGTTTGCAGGTTGGCGTTTTCAACCTGACCTATTTTCCTGAAGAATATAAATTTCATTTCAACGCCCACAATCTTGTAGTTTACGGAAAAGAAGACGGAAAATTCCTCATCAGTGATCCTGTAATGGATTTCGCAACAACTTTAACTGAAGCAGAATTGGAAAAAGTTCGTTATGCAAAAGGCGCACTCGCTCCGAAAGGTCATATGTATTTCCCGACACATATTCCTGAGAATGTAAATTTGGAAGAAGCTATTAAAAAAGGAATTAAAGACACCTGCAAAAATATGCTGGCTCCCGTTCCGATCATTGGTGTGAAAGCAATGCGTTGGGTAGCCAAAAGCATCCCGAAATGGGCTGAGAAAAAAGGAACAAAAACGACCAATCACTATCTCGGACAACTCATCAGAATGCAGGAAGAAATCGGAACCGGCGGTGGCGGATTCAGGTTTATTTATGGTGCTTTTTTACAAGAAGCGGCTGTGATCCTTAAAAATGAAGAATTGAAAGAATTATCTAAAGAAATTACTGCAATCGGTGATCTTTGGAGAGATTTTGCCGTGGACATTGCAAGAGTTTACAAAAACAGAAATTCCAAGAGCGACATTTACAATCAGCTTTCAAAATCAATGCTTCATATTGCTGATTTGGAGGAGGCTTTTTATAAGAAATTGAGAAAAGCGATATAA
- a CDS encoding VOC family protein yields MKTKMIWANFAVDNLDRTTDFYSSLGFKSNGRSDELTSFFFGENEFVIHFFLKDALEKNTNLSFSNNQNSNEIIFSMLAETKDEVDQWAESVRKAGGKIESEPKEFGDNYYGFVFSDPDGHKFNIFIM; encoded by the coding sequence ATGAAAACGAAAATGATCTGGGCAAATTTTGCCGTAGATAATCTTGATCGAACCACCGATTTTTACAGTTCGTTGGGATTTAAATCAAATGGAAGATCTGATGAATTGACCAGTTTTTTCTTTGGAGAAAACGAGTTCGTCATTCATTTTTTCCTGAAAGATGCATTGGAGAAAAATACAAACCTTTCATTTTCAAATAATCAAAATTCCAATGAAATTATTTTTTCTATGTTGGCAGAAACTAAAGATGAAGTTGATCAATGGGCAGAATCTGTGAGAAAAGCAGGAGGAAAAATTGAGTCTGAACCGAAAGAGTTTGGTGACAACTATTACGGCTTTGTATTTTCAGATCCTGACGGACATAAATTTAATATATTTATTATGTAA
- a CDS encoding M16 family metallopeptidase produces the protein MKKVFISLSLFFVINAMAQKFDTQTVTDGQGYTYETVKNDLAGVRVYTLKNGLKVYLAKNDDAPRIQTYVPVRTGSNNDPGDNTGLAHYLEHMVFKGTSHLGTQDWAKEKVLLQQISDLYEQHKAEKDPEKKKLLYKKIDEVSQEASKYAIANEYDKAISSLGATGTNAHTWLDETVYKNNIPANELEKWLKIEKERFSELVLRLFHTELEAVYEEFNRAQDNDSRLVSYALMEALFPKHPNGQQTTIGTSEHLKSPSMVAIHKYFDTYYVPNNMAVVLVGDLDFDKTIKLVDQYFGTFKYKELPMKKMVSEEPMTQIVTRTVKSPSAPRMTMAWRSDSYGTKDARLASMVGEILSNSGDAGLIDLNISQKQKVLSAGAYESPYKTYGAFTLYVVPKDGQSFDEAKKLLLEQLDLIKKGQFPDWMMKAIVNDMKVQRMKGWETADGLATTLYNAYINERTWQQELDEINDYEKITKADIVKFANEFFKDNYVVVYKEKGVNDKLVRVQNPAITPIKLNREAQSPFLKDILATKAGDIKPQFIDYKTAIATSEIKDKKVSFVQNKYNKVAQVNYIFPFGSDHDKELSLGVSVLQYLGTDKYTPEQLKEEFYKLGISNSFRTSNDQTIITLSGLEENMKKGVELMNHWMTNVKADKAIYDQTVKTILESREVAKKDKGRIMAALSNYAKYGKESRMTDIISKQRLESINVNELMSKIKTLNQYPYEIFIYGEDQKGLEKAIKPFVENTKLQPAKAKVYAEPSTEGKVYFTAYDMVQMEMAKVAKGSNVNLSNFGKANVFNEYFGRGLSSIVFQEIRESKSLAYSAYVSYATASEKNHPNYVTNYIGTQANKLPLAVSAMNDLMADFPQVPAQFENSKGSALKQIASNRINRTSIFYNQLALKKLGVDYDIRKDIYAEIQNLSLPQLTSFYNSDIKPLKYNTAIIGKKENLNMESINKMGEFKEVTLEEIFGY, from the coding sequence ATGAAGAAAGTTTTTATTTCTCTATCACTCTTTTTCGTAATCAATGCAATGGCGCAGAAATTCGATACGCAGACGGTGACCGATGGTCAGGGTTATACGTACGAAACTGTAAAAAATGATCTGGCAGGCGTAAGAGTCTATACCTTAAAAAACGGATTGAAAGTTTATCTGGCAAAGAACGACGATGCTCCGAGAATTCAGACCTATGTGCCTGTAAGAACAGGTTCAAATAATGATCCTGGTGATAACACAGGTCTCGCGCATTACCTTGAGCACATGGTTTTCAAGGGAACTTCTCATTTGGGAACTCAGGATTGGGCAAAAGAAAAAGTTTTGTTGCAGCAGATTTCTGATCTTTACGAACAGCACAAAGCTGAAAAAGATCCTGAAAAGAAAAAATTACTTTACAAAAAAATCGATGAGGTTTCTCAGGAAGCTTCAAAATATGCGATTGCAAACGAATATGACAAAGCAATTTCATCTTTGGGAGCAACGGGGACCAACGCTCATACTTGGCTTGACGAGACGGTTTACAAAAATAATATTCCTGCTAATGAGCTTGAAAAATGGTTGAAAATAGAAAAAGAACGTTTTTCAGAATTGGTTCTTCGTCTTTTCCATACTGAATTGGAGGCAGTTTATGAAGAATTCAACAGAGCTCAGGATAACGACAGCCGTTTGGTAAGTTATGCTTTAATGGAAGCTCTTTTTCCTAAACATCCGAATGGTCAGCAGACAACAATTGGTACTTCAGAACATTTGAAGAGCCCTTCAATGGTTGCAATTCATAAGTATTTTGATACCTACTATGTGCCTAATAATATGGCAGTAGTTTTGGTTGGAGATTTAGATTTCGACAAAACGATAAAATTAGTTGATCAATATTTCGGGACGTTCAAATACAAAGAACTTCCGATGAAGAAAATGGTTTCTGAGGAGCCAATGACGCAGATTGTGACGAGAACAGTGAAAAGTCCGTCTGCACCGAGAATGACGATGGCATGGAGGTCTGATTCTTACGGAACAAAAGATGCAAGATTGGCAAGCATGGTTGGTGAAATTTTAAGCAACAGCGGTGATGCAGGTTTAATAGATTTAAATATCAGCCAAAAGCAAAAAGTCTTGAGCGCAGGAGCTTATGAGTCTCCTTATAAAACTTACGGAGCATTTACATTATACGTTGTTCCAAAAGATGGACAGAGCTTTGATGAGGCGAAAAAATTATTGCTGGAGCAGTTAGATTTAATCAAAAAAGGTCAGTTTCCGGATTGGATGATGAAAGCAATCGTCAATGATATGAAAGTACAGCGTATGAAAGGTTGGGAAACTGCTGATGGTTTAGCAACTACTTTGTACAACGCGTACATCAACGAAAGAACCTGGCAACAGGAATTAGACGAAATTAACGATTATGAAAAAATCACAAAGGCAGATATTGTAAAATTTGCGAACGAGTTTTTCAAAGATAATTATGTGGTCGTTTATAAAGAAAAAGGAGTGAATGACAAATTGGTACGTGTGCAAAATCCTGCCATTACACCAATCAAGCTCAACAGAGAAGCTCAGTCGCCTTTCCTGAAAGATATTTTGGCGACCAAAGCGGGAGACATCAAACCTCAGTTTATAGATTACAAAACGGCGATCGCTACTTCCGAAATCAAAGATAAAAAGGTAAGTTTCGTTCAGAATAAATACAACAAAGTCGCTCAGGTCAATTATATTTTTCCTTTCGGGTCAGATCATGACAAAGAATTGAGTCTTGGTGTAAGCGTTCTACAATATCTTGGAACCGATAAATACACTCCGGAACAGCTGAAAGAAGAGTTCTACAAACTAGGAATCTCAAACAGCTTCAGAACTTCAAACGACCAGACCATCATCACTTTGAGCGGATTGGAAGAAAACATGAAGAAAGGAGTAGAGCTGATGAATCACTGGATGACCAACGTAAAAGCCGACAAAGCAATTTATGACCAGACTGTAAAAACGATTTTGGAATCCAGAGAAGTTGCCAAAAAAGACAAAGGCAGAATAATGGCAGCACTTTCCAACTATGCGAAATACGGGAAAGAATCCAGAATGACCGATATTATTTCTAAACAACGTTTGGAAAGCATCAACGTCAATGAATTGATGTCTAAGATTAAAACTTTAAACCAATATCCTTACGAGATTTTCATCTACGGTGAAGATCAAAAAGGTTTGGAAAAAGCCATAAAACCTTTCGTTGAGAATACCAAACTGCAGCCTGCAAAAGCAAAAGTATACGCAGAGCCTTCTACTGAAGGTAAAGTATATTTCACTGCTTACGATATGGTGCAGATGGAAATGGCTAAAGTTGCCAAAGGCAGCAATGTCAACCTTTCAAACTTCGGAAAAGCCAATGTATTTAATGAATACTTCGGGCGCGGTTTGTCGTCTATCGTTTTCCAGGAGATCAGAGAAAGTAAGTCACTGGCGTATTCTGCGTATGTTTCTTACGCTACAGCTTCTGAAAAAAATCACCCGAATTATGTAACGAATTACATCGGAACTCAGGCTAACAAATTGCCTCTTGCCGTAAGCGCAATGAATGATTTGATGGCAGATTTCCCACAAGTTCCGGCACAGTTTGAAAATTCTAAAGGTTCAGCCTTGAAGCAGATCGCCTCAAACAGAATCAACAGAACCAGTATTTTCTATAATCAATTGGCACTAAAAAAATTGGGCGTTGATTATGATATCAGAAAAGATATTTACGCAGAGATTCAGAATTTAAGTTTGCCTCAATTGACAAGCTTTTATAATTCAGACATCAAACCTTTGAAATACAACACCGCCATTATCGGGAAAAAAGAGAACCTGAATATGGAATCAATCAACAAAATGGGTGAATTCAAAGAAGTTACCCTTGAAGAGATTTTTGGATATTAA
- the dcm gene encoding DNA (cytosine-5-)-methyltransferase yields MGKKYSDIKDKLKLEITKTENNDLAHLTHFFQNHKNGVSQYYRPTATTYLTELHNKLSIVEEPDFQYYLPIKWDVPFPPPTTPKFRFIDLFAGIGGIRMAFQNIGGKCVFTSEWDTYSKRTYDANFGEVPFGDITKIPEGEIPDHDILLGGFPCQPFSIAGVSKKNALGKAHGFLDETQGTLFFDVARIIKHKMPKAFMLENVKNLVSHDKGKTFTIIKETLKKLGYSIHFKVLDGQHFVPQHRERIIIVGFNNNVFNGEETFEFPKMGNTKFAIRDILEDEVDPKYTLSDKLWNYLQEYAKKHKAKGNGFGFGLANLDGISRTMSARYYKDGAEILIPQEGLNPRRLTPRECARLQGFPDSFIIPVSDNQAYKQFGNSVVTPLIQAVGKNMLKEILKINEPTKSKVAVH; encoded by the coding sequence ATGGGCAAAAAGTATTCAGACATAAAAGACAAACTAAAATTAGAGATTACCAAGACGGAAAATAACGACTTGGCTCATTTGACGCACTTTTTTCAGAACCATAAAAATGGTGTCTCTCAATATTATAGACCGACTGCAACTACTTATTTAACGGAATTACATAATAAACTCAGTATTGTTGAAGAACCTGATTTTCAGTATTATTTGCCAATAAAATGGGATGTTCCATTTCCGCCACCCACGACGCCAAAATTCAGATTTATTGATTTGTTTGCTGGAATTGGAGGAATAAGAATGGCATTTCAGAACATTGGCGGAAAATGTGTTTTTACTAGCGAGTGGGATACTTATTCAAAGAGGACTTATGATGCTAATTTTGGAGAAGTTCCATTTGGTGATATTACCAAAATTCCAGAAGGCGAAATTCCCGACCACGACATTTTGTTGGGTGGATTTCCTTGTCAACCGTTTTCTATTGCGGGAGTTTCGAAAAAAAATGCCTTGGGTAAAGCTCACGGATTTTTAGACGAAACTCAAGGGACATTATTTTTTGACGTCGCAAGAATTATAAAACATAAAATGCCAAAGGCGTTTATGTTGGAAAACGTAAAAAATCTTGTTTCTCATGACAAAGGAAAAACTTTTACAATAATAAAAGAAACTCTAAAAAAATTAGGCTACTCAATTCATTTCAAAGTTTTAGATGGTCAACATTTTGTGCCACAACATAGAGAAAGAATTATAATTGTAGGCTTTAACAACAATGTTTTTAACGGAGAAGAAACTTTTGAATTTCCAAAAATGGGAAATACAAAGTTTGCTATCAGAGATATTTTAGAAGATGAAGTTGATCCGAAGTATACTTTGTCGGATAAACTTTGGAACTACTTACAAGAGTACGCAAAAAAGCATAAAGCTAAAGGAAATGGCTTTGGTTTCGGATTGGCTAATTTAGACGGTATTTCGAGAACAATGAGTGCAAGGTATTACAAAGATGGAGCGGAAATTTTAATACCACAAGAAGGTTTAAACCCAAGACGTTTAACTCCAAGAGAATGTGCAAGACTTCAAGGATTTCCGGATAGTTTTATCATTCCTGTTTCGGACAATCAAGCATATAAACAATTTGGCAATTCAGTTGTAACACCTTTAATTCAAGCAGTTGGAAAGAATATGCTAAAAGAAATTTTGAAAATCAATGAACCTACAAAATCTAAAGTCGCTGTTCATTGA
- a CDS encoding MvaI/BcnI family restriction endonuclease has product MNLQNLKSLFIDNGCTKIYIKKLSPNDNSKNQVYFGGSFEILNILPISEIKNEEAGEWNKERFKASINFSWIAEDGNLFPAPNAQLILYPKYPEVRFSGFLQKCQNPPSALMTQRLADRLLFFSVAKNGSILGYVADPNSEIANEFANQQNITEHGVFKLIELPQVANNRADLINELLRIHQLGWIKSKRLDRLGNLMACEAPNCGGYTLEAELGITPNGYSEPDFLGWEVKQFGVANFARVNSAIITLMTPEPTDGIYRTDGAEAFLRQYGYADRTGREDRINFGGVHKMGVRHPLTNLEMQLIGFDAESGKIRNTNGRISLVDINGNETASWSFASMLLHWNRKHNQACYVPSLSETSNERQYKYGNNIILGTGTDFQLFLGQMANGNIYYDPGIKMENASTKPKIKKRSQFRIKSQNLPYLYKVNEVLDISK; this is encoded by the coding sequence ATGAACCTACAAAATCTAAAGTCGCTGTTCATTGATAACGGTTGTACGAAAATTTACATCAAGAAACTTTCGCCAAACGATAATTCAAAAAATCAAGTTTACTTCGGTGGTAGCTTTGAAATTTTAAACATTTTACCAATTTCTGAAATCAAAAATGAAGAGGCAGGTGAGTGGAATAAAGAACGTTTTAAAGCATCTATAAATTTCTCTTGGATTGCAGAAGATGGAAATTTGTTTCCTGCACCAAATGCACAACTTATTCTTTATCCTAAATATCCAGAAGTCAGGTTTTCAGGTTTTTTACAAAAGTGCCAAAATCCACCATCCGCATTAATGACACAAAGGCTTGCTGACAGGCTTTTATTCTTTTCAGTTGCCAAAAACGGAAGCATTTTAGGTTACGTAGCAGACCCAAATTCTGAAATCGCAAATGAATTTGCAAACCAACAAAACATTACAGAACACGGAGTTTTTAAACTAATTGAATTACCACAAGTTGCAAACAATAGAGCCGACTTAATTAATGAATTGCTTCGCATTCATCAATTGGGTTGGATAAAATCAAAACGACTTGATAGACTTGGAAATCTTATGGCTTGTGAAGCACCAAATTGTGGCGGCTACACTTTAGAAGCTGAATTAGGAATCACACCAAATGGATATTCAGAACCTGACTTTTTAGGTTGGGAAGTAAAACAATTTGGCGTTGCTAATTTTGCAAGAGTAAACTCTGCAATTATAACTTTAATGACACCCGAACCTACTGACGGAATTTATCGAACCGATGGAGCAGAAGCGTTTTTAAGGCAATATGGTTATGCCGACAGAACTGGAAGAGAAGACCGAATAAATTTTGGTGGAGTTCATAAAATGGGTGTTAGACATCCGTTGACAAATTTAGAAATGCAATTAATCGGTTTTGACGCAGAAAGTGGAAAAATCAGAAATACAAACGGACGAATTTCATTAGTTGACATTAACGGAAATGAAACAGCATCTTGGAGTTTTGCGTCTATGCTTTTGCATTGGAATAGGAAACATAATCAAGCGTGTTATGTTCCTTCACTGTCTGAAACTTCAAACGAAAGACAATACAAATACGGAAATAACATAATTTTAGGAACAGGAACTGATTTTCAGCTTTTTCTCGGACAGATGGCGAATGGAAATATTTACTATGACCCAGGAATTAAAATGGAAAATGCCTCCACAAAACCGAAGATTAAGAAACGTAGTCAATTCAGAATTAAGTCGCAGAATTTACCATATTTATACAAGGTAAATGAAGTTTTAGATATATCAAAATAG
- a CDS encoding ABC transporter permease, with product MELKEDNIINIHHFLPHREPMLMADYILELTPENVITSFVITSDNIFVQNDQFVEAGLIEHSAQTSSSILGQSFFANPESNTKVIGFITNIKKIEIFGLPKVGDKIISKASLISQYENICNIFCETFLGEQLLIRTEISLFIQELKS from the coding sequence ATGGAGTTAAAAGAAGACAATATCATCAACATTCACCATTTTTTACCTCATCGTGAGCCGATGCTAATGGCTGATTATATTCTTGAGCTTACTCCGGAAAACGTGATTACTTCTTTTGTGATTACTTCAGATAATATCTTCGTTCAGAACGATCAATTTGTAGAAGCTGGTCTTATCGAACACTCTGCACAAACCTCATCTTCTATTCTCGGACAAAGTTTTTTTGCAAATCCTGAATCAAATACTAAAGTGATAGGTTTTATCACCAATATAAAAAAGATTGAGATTTTTGGTTTGCCAAAAGTTGGTGATAAAATTATTTCTAAAGCATCATTAATTTCTCAATACGAAAACATTTGTAATATTTTCTGCGAAACATTTTTAGGAGAACAACTGCTGATCCGCACGGAGATCAGTTTGTTTATTCAGGAATTGAAATCGTAA
- a CDS encoding beta-ketoacyl-ACP synthase III yields MYDVFITKASTYLPNEPVSNDEMESYLGLVNDTPSKARALILRNNKIKTRYFALDKNGKSTHTNAQITAKAVEGLFDDQFKKEDMQLLSCGTSSADQIQPSHSSMVHGELNIGKSVEINTSTGLCNSGMNALNYGFLNIKAGIKDNAVCVGSERMSAWMTADKFNHEAENLKLLEERPIIAFKREFLRWMLSDGASAFLLEPKPRENEISLRIDWIDFYSYAHEIEACMYSGCEKQEDGSLKSWAEYPAEEWLNQSIFALKQDTKILDKYILVKGAESLRTSFDKHELDPDSIDHVLAHISSGYFKEGLKEEFANVGLDFPWEKWFYNLSEVGNVGAGSIFIAVEQLMNSGNLKKGERILLCVPESGRFAYSCALLTVC; encoded by the coding sequence ATGTACGACGTATTCATAACAAAAGCTTCAACATACTTGCCAAATGAACCCGTTTCTAATGACGAAATGGAAAGCTACCTTGGCTTGGTAAATGATACACCTTCGAAAGCGAGAGCTTTAATTCTAAGGAACAATAAAATAAAAACAAGATATTTCGCTTTAGATAAAAACGGAAAGTCTACACATACCAATGCCCAAATTACCGCAAAAGCTGTAGAAGGTCTTTTTGATGATCAATTCAAAAAGGAAGATATGCAACTTCTCTCTTGCGGAACTTCTTCTGCAGATCAAATACAGCCATCTCATTCATCAATGGTGCATGGTGAGCTGAATATCGGTAAATCTGTAGAAATCAATACCTCAACAGGACTTTGTAATTCAGGAATGAATGCATTGAACTATGGTTTTCTAAACATTAAAGCAGGAATTAAAGATAACGCCGTTTGCGTAGGTTCGGAAAGAATGTCTGCGTGGATGACTGCAGATAAATTCAACCACGAAGCTGAAAACCTAAAACTTCTGGAAGAAAGACCTATAATCGCTTTCAAAAGAGAATTTTTGAGATGGATGCTTTCTGACGGTGCTTCTGCATTTTTATTGGAACCAAAACCAAGAGAGAATGAAATTTCACTAAGAATAGACTGGATTGATTTTTATTCTTACGCTCATGAAATTGAAGCTTGTATGTATTCCGGTTGTGAAAAGCAGGAAGACGGAAGCTTAAAATCCTGGGCAGAATATCCTGCTGAAGAATGGCTGAACCAATCGATTTTTGCTTTAAAACAAGACACTAAAATTTTAGATAAATATATTCTGGTAAAAGGTGCCGAAAGTTTAAGAACATCATTCGACAAGCACGAACTTGATCCAGATTCTATTGATCACGTTTTGGCGCATATTTCTTCAGGATATTTTAAAGAAGGTTTGAAAGAGGAGTTTGCCAATGTGGGTCTGGATTTCCCGTGGGAAAAATGGTTTTATAATCTATCAGAAGTTGGAAATGTAGGAGCAGGATCAATCTTTATCGCCGTTGAGCAATTGATGAATTCAGGAAATCTTAAAAAAGGAGAAAGAATTCTTCTCTGTGTACCAGAAAGTGGAAGATTTGCTTATTCTTGTGCATTATTAACAGTTTGCTAA